A genomic window from bacterium includes:
- a CDS encoding sulfite exporter TauE/SafE family protein: MIALLSALWLGILTSISPCPLATNIAAVSFLSKKINHPRMVLWSGLAYTLGRMTAYAVLGVIIISSLANVPAVANFLQKYMNKILGPILIIVGLFLLGILKLDFLNFSISSEKHNKLAEMGIFGSFTLGAVFALSFCPISAALFFGSLIPLALNNNFGIVLPFLYGIGTGLPVIIFAIGISFGIHSIAHWFNKLTKLEIYMRKVTGVIFILVGIYFLWSHIMVNFI; this comes from the coding sequence ATGATTGCTTTGCTTTCAGCATTATGGTTAGGGATACTTACTTCAATAAGCCCTTGTCCTTTGGCGACAAATATTGCGGCGGTTTCGTTTCTTTCAAAGAAGATTAATCATCCGCGCATGGTTTTATGGTCGGGTTTGGCGTATACACTGGGAAGGATGACGGCATATGCGGTGCTTGGTGTAATTATTATTTCTTCTCTTGCGAATGTTCCTGCTGTTGCTAATTTTTTACAGAAGTATATGAATAAAATTTTGGGGCCTATTCTTATTATTGTCGGGCTTTTTCTTTTAGGTATCCTGAAATTAGATTTTTTAAACTTTTCAATATCAAGTGAAAAACATAATAAGCTGGCAGAAATGGGTATCTTCGGTTCATTTACTCTGGGTGCTGTTTTTGCGCTTTCTTTCTGTCCTATATCAGCAGCGCTGTTTTTCGGAAGTTTGATTCCTCTGGCATTGAATAATAATTTTGGCATAGTATTGCCTTTCCTATATGGGATAGGGACAGGGTTGCCGGTTATTATTTTTGCCATTGGCATCAGTTTTGGTATTCATTCAATAGCGCATTGGTTTAATAAATTAACTAAACTTGAAATTTATATGCGAAAAGTTACAGGAGTTATATTTATCCTAGTGGGAATTTATTTCCTTTGGTCTCATATTATGGTTAATTTTATATAG